One stretch of Dyella jiangningensis DNA includes these proteins:
- a CDS encoding DUF2891 domain-containing protein — protein sequence MSEMPVTSVLTPTIASKFASLALAHLTREYPNKLTHALAGPQDVAGPRALHPIFYGSYDWHSCVHGYWLVLHLLERFPGLPEAAHVTAVVDAHFTDANVEGERAYLDQPHHRGFERPYGWAWILALSAKLDGLAAGNVIPQASRWKATFSPLTDAIVDRFEAFLPKATYPLRVGTHYNTAFALSLAYDFARGTQRESLGALIVETAKRWHMNDVACQAWEPSGDEFLSPSLMEAELMRRVLPPETFGGWLTRFLPDLAQGEPATLFTPATVSDRSDGKIAHLDGLNLSRAWCMRAIARALPEGDMRRKRLFDAAEQHLDSALAHVAGDYLGEHWLATFATLALEA from the coding sequence ATGAGCGAGATGCCAGTGACTTCCGTACTCACACCTACGATCGCGTCGAAATTCGCATCGCTCGCACTTGCGCACCTCACGCGCGAGTATCCGAACAAGCTCACGCATGCGCTCGCCGGGCCGCAGGACGTCGCGGGACCGCGCGCACTGCATCCGATCTTCTACGGCAGCTACGACTGGCATTCGTGCGTGCACGGCTACTGGCTCGTACTGCATCTGCTCGAACGTTTTCCTGGGCTGCCGGAAGCGGCGCACGTGACGGCCGTCGTCGATGCACATTTCACCGATGCGAATGTCGAAGGCGAGCGCGCCTATCTCGACCAACCGCACCACCGTGGATTCGAGCGGCCCTATGGTTGGGCATGGATTCTCGCGCTGTCCGCGAAGCTCGATGGGCTTGCTGCGGGCAACGTGATACCGCAGGCATCGCGCTGGAAAGCGACGTTTTCGCCGCTGACCGACGCGATCGTGGATCGCTTCGAGGCCTTCCTGCCGAAGGCGACTTATCCGCTGCGCGTCGGCACACATTACAACACCGCCTTCGCACTTTCGCTGGCCTACGATTTCGCGCGAGGGACACAGCGCGAGTCGCTTGGTGCGCTGATCGTGGAGACGGCGAAGCGCTGGCACATGAACGACGTGGCGTGCCAGGCATGGGAGCCTTCAGGTGACGAGTTCCTGTCGCCGTCGCTGATGGAAGCGGAACTGATGCGGCGCGTGCTGCCGCCGGAAACGTTCGGCGGCTGGCTCACGCGGTTCCTGCCGGACCTCGCGCAAGGTGAACCCGCGACGCTGTTCACGCCGGCAACGGTCAGCGACCGCAGCGACGGCAAGATCGCGCATCTCGACGGGTTGAACCTCAGCCGTGCATGGTGCATGCGAGCCATCGCTCGCGCTTTGCCGGAAGGCGACATGCGCCGCAAGCGGCTTTTCGATGCGGCCGAGCAGCATCTCGACAGTGCACTCGCCCATGTCGCGGGCGACTACCTGGGCGAACACTGGCTCGCGACGTTCGCCACGCTGGCACTGGAGGCGTGA